The Chryseolinea soli nucleotide sequence GCTGGCGGTAATCGTAGTTCACGTCCTCGAGGTATTTGGCCTCGTCGTCTACCGGTTGTTGGGGAGTATATTTAGCCACCGGACGCGGTTGGCTGGGGACTGGTTTCTGTTGTTTCTGGGTTGCAATTTCCTGCAACAACTCCTCGAAGGTCAGCGACTTCTGTGGTGTGCTGGCCGGGGCCGGTTGTGGGGCGCGCGGGGTTGGTTTTGGAGGAGGCATAGGCTGGCTTTTGGATTCTTCAGGGCGTTTCTTCAGTAACCTGCTGAGCAGGTACACGATCCCTATGATCACATAAAGCCATAACTTAAAATTATCCATTGAAAACAAATTTATGAAAAAAAATGAAAAACCCATTTAGAGGTACTTTTTTGATGCTTTATGCGTTGTGATGTCGCTTCGTCGACGGGTAAGAAAATCGTCGGAATAGTCTAGGGATAACGTTGGGTCGACGGGGCCTCCAAAACGCTAAAAATGAGGTTCTTTTGCTGAAAAGTGGCCTTTTTAGGCTTTTTTGGCACCTAAATTTTTATTTTGAATTGCCAGCGGGATCGGTTTATCTTTGCCCTCCCCTTTTGAACGGAAAGGCAGCCACACAGCGGTTCTGCGTCGCTCAACCTCGCACAGCATCCATTCTTCGTGTACTGTTTTCCAGGCAAAACTGCGGGATATACCAAAACAACCACTAACAGCATGCAATTAGCGAAACTGGAGATCAAAGGCTTCAAGAGTTTTGCCGACAAAATCGTTATCAATTTTGATGAAGGGATTACGGGGATTGTTGGGCCAAACGGATGTGGCAAGTCAAACGTAGTGGATTCCATCCGTTGGGTGTTGGGCGAGCAAAAGACCAGCGCCCTGCGTTCGGAGAAGATGGAGAATATCATCTTTAACGGCACCAGCGCGCGCGGAGCCCAGCAAATGGCGGAGGTTTCGCTGACCATTAACAACACGAAGAACATCCTGCCTACCGAATATGCACAGATCACCATCACCCGCCGCCTCTACCGCTCGGGTGAAAGCGAGTATCTGCTAAACGGCGTGGTCTGCCGCCTCAAGGACATCACCAACCTCTTCCTCGACACCGGGGTGGCTTCCAACAGCTACGCCATCATCGAGTTGGGCATGGTGGACGACCTGCTGAACGACAAGGACAACAGCCGCCGCATGCTTTTCGAAGAGGCCGCCGGTATCTCCAAGTTCAAAAAGCGGAAAAAGGAAACCCTCAAAAAGCTGGAAGACACCGACGCCGACCTGGAACGGGTGGAAGACCTCTTGTTTGAGATCGAAAAGAACATGAAGAGCCTTGAAAAACAGGCCAAACAGACCGAGAACTATTACAAGATCAAGGAAGAATACAAGGAAAAAAGCATCCACCTGGCCAAGGTGGTGGTGAACAAGCAGAAGGACAAGTTCAACCACATCACCAAGCAGATCGAACAGGAGAACGACCGCAAGATCGGTCTGGCTGCCGAGATCTCGGAGAAAGAAGCCGTGATCGAAAAGGCAAAGGCGGAGCTGATCCTGAAAGAAAAAACGCTTTCGTCGCGTCAAAAGGCCATCAACGAGTTTGTGGCCAAGATCCGTCAGTACGAAAGCGAGAAACAGATCAAGAATGAACGGCTGAAATACTTGAACGACCGTGCAGCCGGTTTGCGCGAGCAGATCGACCAGGACCGCAAAAGCAACGAGCGCGCCCGCTTCAGCATTCAAAGCCTGGAAACGGAGAAGAAATCTGCCGAAGACATCTTCGAAGAGATCAGCCACAAACTGGAAACCCTGAAGGCCGACTACGAAAGCCAGAAGAATATTACCTCGGAATTGCAACAGCAATCCGACTCGATCCGCCGCGTGCAGCGTGAGCGCCAGGAAGAAAACTTCCAGATCAACAAAGACGTCGAGATCCGCGAAATCCAGGTCTCTTCCCTCAAGCAGGAACTTGAAAAAACCGCGAGCGACACCAGCCAGCAAAGCGCCAGCCTGGTGGAGTTCGAGAACAAGCTGAAGATCCTGCAGGAAGAACTGAACGTGAAGAACAACGAGCAGGAGAACCTGAAAAAAGAGGAAGAGGAAGTTCAGGAGCGCATGGTGCTGATCGAAAAAACGATCGACATGATCCGTGAGGAAATGAACGTGACCGGCCGCAAACTCGATGCGCGTCAGAACGAATACAACCTCACCAAATCGCTGGTGGAAAACCTCGAGGGCTTCCCCGAGGCGATCAAGTTCCTGAAAAAGAAAGTAGGCAAGAACGCTCCCCTCCTCTCCGACATCCTCACTACTTCGGAAGAGTACCGTGTGGCGATCGAGAATTACCTGGAGCCCTACCTGAACTACTACATCGTTGAACACGAGTCGGAAGCCTATGAGGCCATCAACATCCTGAGCGACGCAGCCAAGGGCAAGGCGCACTTTTTTATCCTGGATTCATTCGACAAGTTCGAGTCCACCACGGGACGCATTTATGACAACGCATTCCCGGCTACGGAGATCATCGAATACGATCAGAAGTACAGAAAGCTGATGGCGTACATCCTCGATAAGGTGTACATCTACGAAGGCGATACCAAAAATATCCCGTCAACGGACGAGAACACGTTCATCACCAAGAACGGCAAGCTCACCAAGCGCAAGTTCAGTATCTCCGGTGGTTCTGTGGGATTGTTCGAAGGCAAGAAGATCGGTCGTGCCAAGAACATGGAGAAACTCGAGAAGGAGATCAAGGAGTTGACCACGAAGCTCGACGATATCCGTGTCAGCCTGTTGGAAAAACAAGCCGACCTGGAGAAGCTGCGCAACAACAAGATCCGCCAGCAAATCGACGAGGTACAACGCGGCATCCGTCAGGTGAACGACGAGTTCGTTTCCCTGCGCACCAAACGCGAACAGTTCGCACAGATGCTGAACAACGCCGACTTGCGCCGCGAAGACATCCTGGAAAAGATCGACACCCTGTTGCGCGAATTGGACGACCTGAAGCCCCGTGCGCAACGCGCCCTCCACGACCTGGAGGAACAAGAAAACAAACTGGTATCCATCACCAACAACCTGGCCTCGAACAGCGAGGTGCTGAGTCAGAAATCGGCTGCCTACAATGAGCAGAACATCTTCTATCATCAGCAAGAGAACCGCGTGAAAAGCATCGAGCAGGAAACGCGCTTCAAACAGGAGTCGATGGACCAAAGCAGCCAGCGCATCGACGTGAACGTGGAGGAGCTGAAGAAGAATGAAGATGAAGTGAAACGCATCATCGAGACCACCCAATCCAACGACGACGAACTCCTCGGCATGTACGAAGAGAAAGAAGGCATGGAGAAGGGCTTGAGTGAGGCGGAGAAAGAATATTACGAATCACGCGGCTACATCGACCAGGTTGACAAGCAACTGCGCGAAGTACAGCACCAGCGTCAGAGCATCGACACGACGTTGATGGATCTGCAAACGCAATTGAACGAAAGCAAGATGCAGCTGAACTCGGTGAAGGAACGCCTTTCCGTGGAGTTCAACATCGACCTGGATTCTGTTGTGGGGCACACCGCCGCCGAAGAGTCGGAAGACTATTCGAAGGCCGACGAGGACAAGATCCGTCACGACGTTCAAAAGATCCGCGACCGGCTCGACAACATGGGTCCCATCAACCCGATGGCTATGGAAGCCTACACGGAGATCAAACAACGCAATGATTTTATCATCGCACAAAAAACAGATCTCCTGAAAGCGAAAGAATCCTTGTTCAACACCATCGCTGAAATTGAAGGGGTGGCCAGCCAGACCTTTATGGAGGCCTTCAACAAGATCAAAGAACACTTTATTCGCGTGTTCCAGTCGTTGTTTGTGCAAGGTGACGAGTGCGACTTGCGTCTCGTTGATCCCAACAACCCGCTGGAGTCCGACATCGACATCATTGCAAAACCCAAAGGCAAACGGCCGTTGACCATCAACCAGCTTTCGGGAGGAGAAAAAACCCTCACCGCTACGGCGCTGCTGTTTTCGATGTACCTGTTGAAGCCGGCACCGTTCTGTATCTTCGACGAGGTGGATGCTCCCTTGGACGACGCCAACATCGACAAGTTCAACAACATCATCCGCGATTTCAGCAAGGATTCGCAGTTCGTGATCGTGACGCACAACAAGCGCACGATGAGCTCTACGGACGTGATCTATGGTATCACTATGGTGGAGAAAGGTATCTCCCGCGTGGTTCCCGTAGACCTTCGCGAATTGGCCTGATCGTTCTTTTATCGATTTATAGAAAAGACCTGCCCCGTTGCAGGTCTTTTTTTATGCGGTTATCTTTTGGGATCAGGAATATTCCCCCCATCTTCGTCTGCGCCAGTCGTTGATTTTTTCCTCCCGCGTACGATTGGCAAGGCCTTTGCGTTATTCAACCTATGATCTCAAGACCATCCCAAACCGGCCACGCCCGGAACATTCTCCTGCTGCTATTTTGTCTCGCCATGTCCACCCAAGCCCAGGACCTGAAGCCCCTGGTGAAGTGGGGAAAGGAATTTGAGGCACCGCGCCATTCGTCGCTCAACGCCATTGTCGGTCACGACCAAACTGGCATCTACGCGATCAAGGAACGGTATGGCTTTGGAACCGGTGCCACCTTTTCGCTGGAGCATTACGACAACAATTTTCAACCGACCAAAACATTCGACCTGAAGCTGAGCCACGAAGGGAAGAACGCCGATCTTGAATTGATCTTGCAACTGCACAGCCGGCTTTACCTTTTCTCCTCCTTCCGGGACACCCATACGTCGCGCAAAAAATTATTTGTACAGGAGATCAACCGCACCACGCTGGAACCTCTTCCGGACAAACGCCAGATTGCCGAGATCGATTTTGGGTCGGAGTCGCGGCGGAACAGCGGCACGTACACCATCAAAGTGTCGCGCGACAGTTCGAAGGTGTTGGTGTTTTATGCCCTCCCCTACGCAAAGAACGAGCCCGAGGCATTTGGTTTCCAGGTGTTGGACGACGCCATGAATCCGTTGTGGAACAAAGAAGTAAAATTACCCTACGAAGATGGACTCTTTACGATCGAATCCATTCGCGTGGACAATGACGGCGACGCCTATTTGCTGGCGGTCATCTACAAAGACAAGCGCAAAAGTAAACGGCACGGATTGCCCAACTACACCTACAGTGTTTTTGCGTTTGGCGACAAGGGCAAGACGGCAAAGGAATATCCTATCCGCCTGGAAGATCGTTTTCTCACCGATATGCAAATCGAGATCCTCAACAACAAGAATCTCATTTGCGCGGGCTTCTATTCCGAAAAGGGGACCAACAGCATCCGCGGAACATTTTTCCTCACCATCGATGCCGTGACCAAAGACATCAAAACGCAGAGCTACAAGGAATTCGGCATCGACTTCATCACCCAAAACATGAAGGAGGGCGAGGCTGACCGGGCACGCCGCAAGGAGAAAAGCGGGGAAGAGAATGAGTTGTATGAATATGACCTCGACAAGTTGCTCGTGGGCAAAGACGGTGGTGCAATGCTGATCGGCGAACAATATTATGTGAGCCAATCCACCAGCAATATGATGATGAACGGCATGATGCAAAACTACACCACGTATCATTACAACTACAACGACATCATCACCGTAAAGATCGACCCCTCGGGTCAGATCGAGTGGGCGGAGAAAGTAGCCAAGCGCCAGCACACGATCGACGACGGCGGCTTTTACTCGTCCTACACCATGGCCATCGTGAAAGGCCAGATCTGTTTCATCTTCAACGACAACCGGAAAAACGCAACCTACAACGGGACGGGCAAGATCTATAACTACAGTCCCAATAGCCGCAACGAGAACTCGGTGATCATGTTGGTGAGCATCGATCAGACGGGCAAGCAAGTGCGGCAGCCCTTGTTTGGTGCGCTGGACGCGGAAGTGATCACGCGCCCCAAAGTGTGTCAGCAGATCTCATCGAGCGAAGTGATCCTGTTTGGACAGCGAAAGAAGACACAGCAGTTTGCACGGGTTTTCTTTGAGTGATGCCGTCACGTTTCGAGGACGACGGGCTTTGTCGGGTCGATCTTGAACCACAATGCCGCGCTGACGAATAAGCACGCAGCGATGAGAAACAACGGGTAGCTGAAGTTTCCGGTTTGTTGAACCAGGATGCCAAAGATGAGGGTGATGAAGAAGCCACCCAGTTGCCCCGCGAAGTTCATAGCGCCCACGACAACACCTGAGTTTTGCCGACCGATGTCCACACACACCGCAAACGCGACGGGCAGCGCCAGATCTTTTGTGAGCACGGAAAGTGCCAGCAAATAGCCCGAAGATGTTTTACTGTGCAACACACCGGCGCCCAGGAACAAGAGGGCCGACAATCCTAAACCAACGACTGCCACGATCCGTCGACCCGGTTTCAAACCAAATTTCTGGGTAAGCCAATCACTGAGAAAGCCTCCGGTGAGACATCCGATCGCGCCAAAAAAATAAGAAAGGGAAAGGAAATTTTTTGACTCATCCTCCGTCATGCCCAACCCCTCCTGGAAATAGGTGGACGACCAGTTGGTAAAGAAATAGGACCCATAGAAAAACAGATGGCACATGAGCATGAGGATCCACAGATTGGTGTTCCGGGTGATGGACTTCCAGGGGATTCCATGCCGGGCGCTGCCAAGCTTGCGGCCCAATTCAATTTCCGCGAGTTCGTGTTCGGTGACGGCAGGTTTTTGGCGGGGCTCATCGCGAAACCAGATGAACCACACCGCAGCCCAAACAAACCCCAGAACCCCCAGAGCCCCGAAAGCCAGTCGCCATCCAAAGGCATGAACCAGCGGCACAACAATGAGCGGGGTTAACGCCCCGCCTATGCGACCAGCCGCCCAAATGGCCGACTGCGCCCGGGCAGTTTCTGTGCGGGGAAACCAATGGGCGATGGCGATCGATGCATTGGGATATGCGCCGGCCTCGCCCGCCCCGAAGAGGAAACGGATAATAAGTAGAATTATAAAGCTGAACGCCGAGCCCGTAAGCGCCGTGAACACCGACCACCACACGACCACGCGCGTGAGCACCCTGCGCGCTCCAATGCGGTCGCCCAAAGCACCTGTGGGAATTTCAAACAAGGCATAGGACAAAGAGAACGCCGCCAGTATGTAGCCAAATTGTTGATTATCCAACCCAAGGTCGGCTTTCACGTATTTCGCTACCACGTTCATGCACACCCGGTCCAGGTAGGTGATGACCGACAGGAGAACGAGGAGCAAGAGGACCTGGTAGCGTACTTTCAAATGACCCGATGGATTAGTCCTTCAAGATAGAAAGGATTGATCAAATGCCATAGAGCATCCTAACCCAACGTTCAGGCCACGGTTGTTGGTCAGAAGGTAGAGACGTGTAGTTTTTTGTCGCCTTCCTTGAGGAGCGTTCCTTTCTTCTTCACTTCGCTTTCCTGTTTTCGCTCGTCGGTGATGAGCGTGTCCAGGTAGCGTTGCACATTTCCATAGGGCACCGTCACCGGTTTGCCCGTGGTGATGGCCTGGGTGGCATAGGCGTTGACGAGATCGGGATAGTGGGCCATAAACATTTCGTGCGTGGCAAACATATCACACCCTAGGATGACATCGCCCGACACCACGACCATGCCGATCACATCGGGTTCGCTGGCAAAAAGCGGCTTGAAGTAGTCGGTATATTTTTTCAGGCTTGCGCTGAACGGTCCGGAATTTTTCAAGGCGGTGAGTGTGCCGGTGCTCGTGGTGGCGTTGTTTTTCGATGTGGTTTCCGCCACCTTATCCCAAACCTTCTGCTGATCTTTTTCCACGATAGCCGCCTTGCGGACGTCGTTCGTTGAGAACGACGAATACGACTTAAACTCCATACCCTCATCCCCTCCTTTCTGCGGTTGCCAACGACCGGGCTCTACACAGAAGACCGAAATATCCTTTTTGCTTTTGGGGTACAAAAGAAAATCCTGCGCGATGACACGATCTTGTTTGCCGCCCTGCACCACCTCGCCCGAAAGCACCATGATGGTGTCGGATGATACGTTTTCGATGTAGAGTGTGTTCACTTCTCCCCTGTCGCGTTCGGTGATCTTTGCTTTATTTTTTTGCAGGCCATCCTTGAGCGTCACATAGTTTCCCACATGCTTATGCTGTTCTTTGAAGGCTGCGTTCGCTCGCACGGGATACACCTGGAGGTTTTCATAGGCATACTTTTTCAGTGCCGCAGCTGGTTCCAGTTTCAGGTTGGCTTTGTTGTATTGCGCATGGGTTGTGGCGATCGCGATCGCCAGGAGCAGGTTTGTGAACATGAACCGTTTCATATGCTATCGGAGTGGGTTGAAGGTGCTTTTATTTCCAGCTCAAATTTTTTGCCTGGCCGTAGGCCTTCAGCGACTTGATCATGGTAGCATCCAGGGAAGCTGTCTTGTCTGCGGCGGTGCTGTGGGTGTCGATATATTTGCTGCGTTCTTTTTGGAGCGTCTGGATTTCTGCCTGTATGCGGGCACGGTCAGCTGCTTTTTGGGCGATATAGCTTTTGCGTTGCTCCACCGTCATGGAGCGCATTTCTTCGGGTAAGTCGTCGGTTTTGGTTTCGGTAACGATCTTGGCGTTATCCTTTGAGGCATCGATCAGGTCCCAGCTTGAATTGGAATAGACCTTCGAACTTTTGGAAAGGGTGCGCTCTACTTCATTTGCCTTGCCGTATTGCGCAGCATTGCTGTCCTGAACCCGTTGTTGATCTTTTTTGTATGCGCCGGACGCGCCATAGTAAACATAAGTGGCATTCAAGGCCTCATTTTTGGCGCTGATCTGATCATCGAAAGGCGTTGCGATATAGACGGTCTTGCGATTTTGTTCGATGCTCATATAGGCACCTCCTCCTACGTCTGCTCCCCGCTTCCAACTCGTTGCAATGCCTTCGTCAAAGCTTCCGCAGAAGATCGTGTTCACCACGACATCCTTTTCTTTCGCGTATTGACATGCCCACTCATACGAAACACTTCCCTGCGAGAAGGGCTCGTTGCCGGCGATGAAAATCATTTTGAGGTCGTTTTTCTCTCCCGACCATTCCAGTTGTTCGAGTGCCGTACGGATCACGTGTCCACAATATTCCTGGCCGCCATTGGTGGTGAGGGCAAACAATTTTTCGGAGAGTACGTCCAGGTCTCCCGTCAGCGGACTCACCTGGCGGATGTAGCCGTTGCCGGACGACAGCCGGTCGTTGCCATATTCGTAGAGGGCAATGGCGATGTCGGGCGACGCACCGTCGCTGCATTTGGCGGCGGCCAGCTCGTTCACGATCTTCCACAACTGCGATTTGGCTTGTTCGATGAGCCCGTCCATGCTGTTGCTGGTGTCCAGCAGCAAGGCCAGCTTGATCTTTTGGCTTTTCACGGTGGCCGGCTCGGCAGTTGGTCTGGTCTCCGAGTGAGCCGGCTGGCATTCAGTATACAGGCATAGGGCGGCGGTGAAAACGATACCTTTCAAAAGCAGGCCCGCGGCGGTGTTCAGGTGTCTCATGGCTAATTGTTTTTTTTTTAAATCTCACGCGAAAAAAGAGGAATGGGTATCGAAACTGAGGGAGGGCGCCATTCCACTGAGTGAACCGCCAGGCCGGCTTCGGGAAAGCCTGGTTTAGGTTGGTCTCCCGAAAATTTGCATTTTGAATATTGTATTAACTTTCCCGCTCAAAGCTCATTTCATGCGCCAACGAATCGTCATCGTGTTCTGTTTTCTGGGGATCTTGCTCTCGACGACCGGTTATGGTCAGGCCAGCAAAAAAGACTCCTACACGAAATTCAAGAGCAATTCCTCGCGCCAGTCGGTGTCGGTGTTGTTGAATGAAGCGAGTGGAATGAAGGATAAAGACCCACAAAATGCGCTCAGCAAAGTGCGGGAAGCCCTTGGACTAAGCCTGGCCAACGGCGAGTCCTTCAATGAAGGACGATGCTACCTATTGCTGGGCGAGATCAATGAAGGCCTGCAGGAATGGAAGCTGGCCCTGGACAATTATGGACATGCCCGTGAAAAACTTGTTACCCCAAAGGGTGGATACACCGACGAGTATGTGCGTGCCGTGCAAGGCATGGGCAACACCGCCCTGAAACTCGGGCAATACGCTGAAGCTTTGAAGCACTTTGAAGAAGCCTTGCAGCTATCCAGGAATGCCAACCAAAAAGCTGCCTTGCAATTGAGCTTGTCGGAAGTGTATTACCAGATGGAGCGCTACCCGGAAGCGTTGGTCCCTTTGAAGGAGATCGACCTCACCCCGAAGAAAGTAGTGAGCAGTGACAACAGTTTTTCCAACCAAGCCAAGAACCAGGAAGCGAAGATCTATGCCCGCCTTAACAACCTGGACAAAAGCAAAGCCCTGTTTGACAGCTCGGTGAACACGTTGCGCCAAACCAAGAACGTGAGCCCCGAAGAAGACCAGTCTTTGCAAAAGGCCAAAGAGGAAATCGCGGGCGTATTTCGCTCCCAAAACCGTTACGATGACGAGATCGACCTGCGCAATAAGTCCATTGAATATAACCTGGAGTCGAATAACTTTTCTGAAGTGACCAAGGACAAAGTAGAGATCGGCAACGCGCTCGACGCCAAAGGCGAACCCCGCGCTGCGCTGAGGGCCATCGAAGAAGCCGCGCGCATTGCCGACACCCTCCACAATCCCAAGGAGCAGATGTATGCCTATCAAACACTGGCCAACCTCTATGAAAAGAACGGCATGACGTCCAAGGCGCTGGATGCCTATCACAAATTCAGCTTCCACGTCACGCAGGCCGACTCGCTCAACGAAGTGCAGCGTCTCCAGCAGGCCCGGATCCTCAACATTCAAAAAGACATCACCGAACTCTCCAAGAATGTATCGCTCGGCAAACAGGAAGAAAGCCTGGAGCAGGCCACCGTGACGCGTCAACGGATCATCATCTATGGACTGCTGGCCTTGTTGCTGGTGATTGGCACCACCTCGTATTTCACCTATAAGAATGCGCAAGCCAGCAAAATGGCCAACCAACTGCTGGCCTTGAAGTCGCTGCGCAGCCAGATGAACCCGCATTTTATTTTCAATGCGCTCAATTCCGTCAACCATTTTATTGCCCAGCAGGACGAGCGCGCTGCCAACAAATTCCTTTCCGAATTCTCCCAACTGATGCGGCTCGTGCTAGAAAATTCACAAGAGGATTTTATTCCCTTGCAACAGGAGCAGGACATTCTCTCGCTGTACCTGAAACTGGAGCACTATCGCTTCCGCGATAAATTCGACTACACGATCGACGTAGACGCATCGCTGAACACCGAAGCGATGGAGGTCCCTCCTATGCTGATTCAGCCTTACATCGAGAACGCTGTCTGGCATGGGTTGAGGTATCGGGAGGAGAAGGGTCATCTTTCGCTCCGGTTCATCAAAGACAACGGGCAGTTGGTGGTGGAGATCAAAGACAACGGCATCGGCCGCAAACGGTCGGCCGCGTTGAAGACGGCGCAACAGAAAAAACACCGGTCCACCGGCTTGAAAAATATTCGCGAGCGGCTGGACATCCTCAATAAAGTTTACAAGACCCATTACCGCGTTGCCATAGACGACCTGCCGGAAGGATCGGGAACCGAAGTGCGCGTGTATTTACCTATGAAAAATCATACCGCGAGCCTATGAAAGCCGTGATCGTCGACGATGAAAAAGACAGCCGCCAGATCCTGGCGAACTACCTGGCCAAATACTGTCCCGAAGTCCAGGTCTGTGGCTTTGGCGAGTCCGTATCCACCGGGCTGGAGGCCATCGAAGCCCACCGCCCCGACATTGTTTTTCTCGACATCGAAATGCCCTATGGCAACGGCTTCGACCTGCTGGACAAGGTTGGTCAGGTAGATTTCGAGACGGTCTTTGTCACGGCCTTCGACACCTACGCCATCCAAGCCCTCAACCTGAGTGCCGCCTATTACCTGCTGAAACCCATCGACATCGACGAGCTCATCAAGGCCGTGACCAAAATAAAAGAAGAGCGCGCCGCCGAAAACTACAAACACCACGCGCAAGTGCTCCTGGAGAATTTGCGCGCACCCTCACCTCAAAAGATCATGCTGCCCACCCTGGAGGGCTTCGAGATCGTGTCGATCAACACCATCTTATATTGCGAGGCCGTAGATAACTTCACCCGCTTTCATTTCGAGACGGGCACTCCCCTGCTCATTTGCCGCACACTGAAATATTTTGAGGAAGTGTTGGGGGAGCATGGCTTTCTGCGGATCCATCGATCGCATCTTATTCATCCCCATCATGTTATTCGATACTCGAAGGGAAAGGGAGGGTTTGTGACGATGAAGGATAAGCGGGAATTGGAGGTGGCGCCGAGTAGGAAGAAGGAGTTGTTGGGGTTGTTTGAGCGATGAGGTTCAGGAGCCAGAATCCAGGAGCCAGTAGTTAGTGGTCAGTAATCAGTAGTCTCTATTCAGTAAATCATGGCTGGCAAATAGGCAGGATGCACAAGCATTTGGAGGTTGATCTGTAACCATAGGCCATCAATCGCTTCGTGAACTTTAAATCTGAAATAGATGCATTCTCTTCATCTAATCGGCAGAAATCACAAGCCAAACAGCGCCCTAACAACTATCGAATACTGACTTCTGGCTACTAACTACTGGCCACTGAATTCTGGCTCCCCCCTAAAAACAAAAAGCACCACAGCTAAACCGTGGTGCTTTTTTTAGGCTTTGTATGCTCAGTATTACCCAAGCACGCGTCTGTCCTGTTTGAATTACTTCACGTGTTTGTTCACGACTTTAGCCAATTCGAACATGGAGATCTGATCTTTGCCACCGAAAATGGCTTTCAGCTTCACGTCGCCGTTGATCATTCTTCTGTTCTTCTTGTCCTGAAGATTGTTCTTCTTGATGTAGTCCCAGATCTTTTTGATGATCTCTGTTCTGGGGATGGCTTTGGTGCCGATCACTTCAGAAAGGGCTGCGCTGGGAGTCAGAGGAACCATGAAGGCTGCGTTGGGTTTTCTTTTTGCTGCTTTCTTAGGAGCTTTCTTGGCTGCTTTTTTAGGAGCGGCCTTCTTTGCGGCCTTCTTGGGAGCTGCTTTCTTTGCCGCTTTTTTAGCGGACTTCTTCGCAGCTTTCTTAGCTGCTTTTTTCGCTGTTTTTGCCATAGCGTTTTTGAATTTTAGAGTTAATTAATAATTACTTAAAATGTTATGGTTCACACTTTGCTGTGAATATACTATATTTTGAATCACACTTACAATTTTCATCTTTTTCTCACTGTGTTTTACACCCTCCGCGACGTTCATTTTCCCTATGAAAAACACCCCCATCACCACGTGTGATAGGCCTCTTTTGTCTCTGAAAAAACATGCTGTGTGCCCTTCGCGAAGCACTGCCGGATGACCTTCTAACCTTCTGCTTACCCGTCCACATTGGCTTACATTCTTACTATAGCTAGGGAATCATATAGTAAAGAAAAAGAACACGATACGTTGTAAAAAACACTTCGCCACCACCCCGGCTTCCACACCCGGGAGTGCCAAAGTTTTTTCATTCTGCTTGTAGTTTCTCCTGCGGAAAGATACTTTTGATATACTAAAGGCTGACGCCAATGAAGGTACTGATCCTCGACGATGAGAAGTTCGATTTATTTGTAGTAAAAAAATTAGTGGGACTGGAGTTCGAAGCTGAGGGTTTCACCGTTCCCCAGGAG carries:
- a CDS encoding tetratricopeptide repeat-containing sensor histidine kinase — encoded protein: MRQRIVIVFCFLGILLSTTGYGQASKKDSYTKFKSNSSRQSVSVLLNEASGMKDKDPQNALSKVREALGLSLANGESFNEGRCYLLLGEINEGLQEWKLALDNYGHAREKLVTPKGGYTDEYVRAVQGMGNTALKLGQYAEALKHFEEALQLSRNANQKAALQLSLSEVYYQMERYPEALVPLKEIDLTPKKVVSSDNSFSNQAKNQEAKIYARLNNLDKSKALFDSSVNTLRQTKNVSPEEDQSLQKAKEEIAGVFRSQNRYDDEIDLRNKSIEYNLESNNFSEVTKDKVEIGNALDAKGEPRAALRAIEEAARIADTLHNPKEQMYAYQTLANLYEKNGMTSKALDAYHKFSFHVTQADSLNEVQRLQQARILNIQKDITELSKNVSLGKQEESLEQATVTRQRIIIYGLLALLLVIGTTSYFTYKNAQASKMANQLLALKSLRSQMNPHFIFNALNSVNHFIAQQDERAANKFLSEFSQLMRLVLENSQEDFIPLQQEQDILSLYLKLEHYRFRDKFDYTIDVDASLNTEAMEVPPMLIQPYIENAVWHGLRYREEKGHLSLRFIKDNGQLVVEIKDNGIGRKRSAALKTAQQKKHRSTGLKNIRERLDILNKVYKTHYRVAIDDLPEGSGTEVRVYLPMKNHTASL
- a CDS encoding LytR/AlgR family response regulator transcription factor, with product MKAVIVDDEKDSRQILANYLAKYCPEVQVCGFGESVSTGLEAIEAHRPDIVFLDIEMPYGNGFDLLDKVGQVDFETVFVTAFDTYAIQALNLSAAYYLLKPIDIDELIKAVTKIKEERAAENYKHHAQVLLENLRAPSPQKIMLPTLEGFEIVSINTILYCEAVDNFTRFHFETGTPLLICRTLKYFEEVLGEHGFLRIHRSHLIHPHHVIRYSKGKGGFVTMKDKRELEVAPSRKKELLGLFER
- a CDS encoding SWIB/MDM2 domain-containing protein encodes the protein MVPLTPSAALSEVIGTKAIPRTEIIKKIWDYIKKNNLQDKKNRRMINGDVKLKAIFGGKDQISMFELAKVVNKHVK